A region from the Misgurnus anguillicaudatus chromosome 7, ASM2758022v2, whole genome shotgun sequence genome encodes:
- the LOC129417683 gene encoding ras-related protein Rab-39B, with amino-acid sequence MDTIGTMDVPWNFRFGIVILGDSAVGKSSLLHRFTEGTFEESRQSPLGIDFKVHNMHFDPDIVIKLLLWDTAGQERFRSICKSYMRNSVGCVLMFDISQRQTFDRVVHWHQEVLDYVKPNPMIFLLVGHKSDLAIGRQVRKSEGDALAKKLNMVAYLEVSTKENINVYETFEALTIGIYNFFQKGKITPRDDWHGLTVGAPIGNEPQVTEKSTCCNFG; translated from the exons ATGGACACTATTGGCACAATGGATGTACCTTGGAACTTCAGATTCGGGATAGTTATTCTGGGAGACTCGGCGGTAGGAAAATCATCTCTGCTGCATCGCTTTACTGAAGGAACGTTCGAGGAATCCCGACAGTCTCCGCTTGGAATCGATTTCAAGGTTCATAATATGCACTTTGACCCTGATATTGTCATCAAACTGCTTTTGTGGGATACTGCGGGTCAGGAGAGATTTAG GTCCATCTGCAAGTCTTACATGAGGAACTCTGTGGGTTGCGTTCTGATGTTTGACATCTCACAGCGACAGACGTTCGACCGTGTGGTCCATTGGCATCAGGAGGTTCTGGATTACGTGAAACCAAACCCAATGATCTTTTTGCTCGTGGGTCATAAAAGTGACCTGGCAATAGGACGCCAAGTCAGAAAGAGTGAAGGAGACGCTTTGGCCAAAAAACTCAACATGGTGGCTTATCTTGAAGTGtctacaaaagaaaatattaacGTGTATGAAACGTTCGAAGCCCTGACCATAGGCATATATAACTTCTTCCAGAAAGGGAAAATTACCCCACGGGATGACTGGCATGGGTTAACGGTTGGGGCTCCCATTGGAAATGAGCCACAGGTCACCGAAAAATCCACCTGCTGCAACTTTGGATGA